The following coding sequences lie in one Carassius auratus strain Wakin unplaced genomic scaffold, ASM336829v1 scaf_tig00214354, whole genome shotgun sequence genomic window:
- the LOC113091896 gene encoding uncharacterized protein LOC113091896 encodes MYERSRTVVRCAVGQTEEFKVEVGVHQGSALSPFLFAIVMDQLSKEVRQESPWTMMFADDIVICSESREQVEENLERWRFALESRGMEVSRSKTEYMCVNEREGSRTVRLQGEEVKKVQEFKYLGSTVQSNGECAKEVKKRVQAGFMVERSHHTPVSLGASVVLPCYDDKPSILENLTVEWRKEDLKNLVHVYQDGESRAEEQDEDYQRRAHLFTEHIKDGNFSLCLDDLRAADEGEYTCTVYSGSWWNPRQSSTKINVVLKLLDTVFRLQMFLVFCPNVLMFLAFVLWGVSEGSLFESVSCCALYFLRPFMLLWTAPYINEFTGNKKTWVRVYSYRAEYMVFSAVFYSVLFKSALDKSLNYAGFEGVMIIVFFVIVILFTLFFIIYSKYFHPLRVSEMNVL; translated from the exons atgtatgAGAGGAGCCGGACAGTGGTGAGGTGTGCTGTAGGTCAGACAGAGGAGTTCAAAGTGGAGGTGGGAGTGCATCAGGGATCGGCTCTGAGCCCCTTCCTGTTTGCTATAGTGATGGACCAGTTGTCAAAGGAGGTCAGACAGGAGTCTCCTTGGACAATGATGTTTGCAGATGACATTGTGATCTGTAGTGAGAGCAGGGAGCAGGTGGAGGAAAACCTGGAGAGGTGGAGGTTTGCGCTGGAGAGTAGAGGAATGGAAGTCAGTCGTAGTAAGACTGAGTACATGTGTGTAAATGAAAGGGAGGGAAGTAGAACAGTAAGGTTACAGGGTGAAGAGGTGAAGAAGGTACAGGAATTTAAGTACTTGGGGTCAACAGTCCAGAGTAATGGAGAGTGTGCGAAAGAGGTAAAGAAGCGAGTGCAGGCAG gattcatGGTGGAACGTTCTCATCACACACCTGTTTCTCTGGGAGCTTCAGTGGTTTTACCCTGTTATGATGATAAACCCTCTATATTGGAGAATCTGACGGTGGAATGGAGAAAGGAAGACTTAAAGAATCTGGTTCATGTGTATCAGGACGGAGAGAGTCGAGCAGAAGAACAAGATGAAGATTATCAGAGGAGAGCTCATTTATTCACTGAACACATTAAAGATGGAAACTTCTCCCTCTGTCTGGACGATCTGAGAGCTGCAGATGAAGGAGAATACACATGTACAGTTTACAGTGGCTCATGGTGGAATCCCAGACAATCTTCAACCAAGATAAATGTGGTACTGAAGCTACTGG ACACAGTCTTTCGTCTTCAGATGTTTCTCGTCTTCTGTCCAAATGTTCTGATGTTTCTAGCGTTTGTCCTCTGGGGTGTTTCTGAAG GGTCTCTGTTTGAGTCGGTCTCTTGTTGTGCTCTTTATTTTCTGAGGCCTTTCATGTTGCTCTGGACGGCTCCGTATATTAATGAGTTCACAG gcAACAAGAAAACATGGGTACGAGTATACAGTTATCGAGCAGAATATATGGTTTTCTCTGCTGTTTTTTATTCAG TTCTGTTTAAATCTGCCCTGGACAAGAGTCTGAATTACGCTGGATTTGAAGGCGTCATGATTATAGTCTTCTTTGTGATTGTGATTCTGTTCACCCTCTTCTTTATTATTTACAGTAAGTATTTCCATCCATTAAGAGTCAGTGAGATGAATGTGCTGTAA